The Georgenia faecalis genome includes a window with the following:
- a CDS encoding MoaD/ThiS family protein — protein MTGTPTSATTTVHVRYFAAAEEAAGTAAEVLTLPAGATGADLRAAISAARGAAVDRILAISSLLVDGVVLADPAAPLGEPARVDVLPPFAGG, from the coding sequence ATGACCGGCACCCCCACCTCGGCGACCACCACGGTCCACGTCCGCTACTTCGCCGCGGCCGAGGAGGCCGCCGGCACCGCGGCGGAGGTGCTCACCCTGCCCGCCGGCGCCACCGGGGCGGACCTCCGCGCCGCCATCAGCGCCGCGCGCGGGGCCGCGGTGGACCGCATCCTGGCGATCTCCAGCCTGCTCGTCGACGGCGTCGTCCTCGCCGACCCCGCCGCGCCGCTGGGCGAGCCCGCCCGCGTCGACGTGCTGCCGCCGTTCGCGGGGGGCTGA
- the modA gene encoding molybdate ABC transporter substrate-binding protein, whose product MSGAVAPRRRRARRARLLAPPVALRAALLVTLLAALPAACATGPGPTTPSGGDGLTVFAAASLHGVFTELAPAFEEEHGVEVAFSFAGSSDLVAQVDAGAPADVLATADRRTMADAEELGLLSAAPAAFASNHLVLVTPPDDPGGVTGLDASLEHAALVVCAPQVPCGAAAATLAERVGVTLAPVSEEPSATAVLGTVTSGQADAGLVYASDARGAGAAVRTLEVPGADEVRTTYSAAVVAGAADPATAASWVHWLRTPPAREALERAGFGAP is encoded by the coding sequence ATGAGCGGGGCGGTCGCACCGCGCCGACGCCGCGCACGCCGCGCGCGCCTGCTCGCCCCGCCCGTCGCGCTCCGCGCCGCGCTGCTCGTCACGCTGCTCGCCGCACTCCCCGCCGCCTGCGCCACCGGCCCCGGGCCGACCACCCCCTCGGGCGGGGACGGGCTCACCGTCTTCGCCGCCGCCTCCCTCCACGGTGTCTTCACCGAGCTCGCGCCGGCCTTCGAGGAGGAGCACGGCGTCGAGGTGGCCTTCTCCTTCGCGGGGTCGAGCGACCTCGTCGCCCAGGTGGACGCCGGCGCGCCGGCCGACGTCCTCGCCACGGCCGACCGCCGCACCATGGCCGACGCCGAGGAGCTCGGCCTGCTCTCCGCCGCGCCCGCCGCCTTCGCGAGCAACCACCTCGTCCTCGTGACACCGCCGGACGACCCGGGCGGCGTCACCGGCCTCGACGCCTCGCTCGAGCACGCGGCCCTCGTCGTCTGCGCGCCGCAGGTCCCGTGCGGTGCCGCCGCGGCGACGCTGGCCGAGCGCGTCGGCGTCACGCTCGCACCGGTCTCCGAGGAGCCGTCGGCCACCGCCGTGCTCGGCACGGTCACCTCGGGCCAGGCCGACGCCGGGCTCGTCTACGCCTCCGACGCGCGGGGCGCGGGCGCGGCGGTGCGGACGCTCGAGGTTCCCGGCGCGGACGAGGTGCGGACCACCTACTCCGCGGCCGTCGTCGCCGGGGCCGCGGATCCCGCCACCGCGGCCTCGTGGGTGCACTGGCTGAGGACCCCTCCCGCCCGCGAGGCGCTCGAGCGCGCCGGGTTCGGTGCGCCGTGA
- the moaA gene encoding GTP 3',8-cyclase MoaA, translating to MSAVELGVPRVRAPRATGPAEPRRGGGHAPAPRPDDARLVDRYGRVARDLRVSLTDRCNLRCEYCMPPEGFDWLPAPDVLTDAEVVRLVTVAVTRLGVREVRFTGGEPLLRKGLEEIVAATTALRTPDGAAPETSLTTNGLGLDRRVGALAAAGLRRVNVSLDSLDRATYAQLARRDRLPDVLAALAAAHAAGLAPVKINAVLMRGRNDAEAPNLLEFALRRGYELRFIEQMPLGPRESWTRGGMVTAEEILASLRTRFDLSATDPAARGAAPAQRWRVAAHGDRPGGTVGVIASVTQSFCGACDRTRLTADGQVRTCLFSRTETDLRAMVRSGADDAEIAAAWRTAMWGKLPGHGIDDPGFLQPQRPMSAIGG from the coding sequence ATGTCCGCCGTCGAGCTCGGAGTGCCCCGGGTGCGCGCACCGCGCGCGACCGGGCCCGCCGAGCCGCGCCGGGGCGGCGGCCACGCGCCGGCGCCCCGGCCGGACGACGCGCGCCTCGTCGACCGCTACGGCCGGGTGGCCCGCGACCTGCGCGTCTCGCTCACCGACCGGTGCAACCTGCGCTGCGAGTACTGCATGCCCCCCGAGGGGTTCGACTGGCTGCCCGCCCCCGACGTCCTCACCGACGCCGAGGTGGTCCGCCTCGTCACCGTCGCCGTGACGCGCCTCGGGGTCCGCGAGGTGCGCTTCACCGGCGGCGAGCCCCTCCTGCGCAAGGGCCTGGAGGAGATCGTCGCCGCGACGACGGCACTCCGGACGCCCGACGGCGCGGCGCCCGAGACGTCGCTGACGACGAACGGGCTGGGTCTGGACCGGCGCGTCGGGGCGCTCGCCGCCGCCGGGCTGCGCCGGGTCAACGTCTCGCTCGACTCGCTCGACCGGGCGACCTACGCGCAGCTGGCGCGGCGCGACCGGTTGCCCGACGTGCTCGCCGCCCTGGCGGCCGCCCACGCCGCCGGCCTCGCCCCGGTGAAGATCAACGCCGTCCTCATGCGGGGGCGCAACGACGCGGAGGCGCCGAACCTGCTCGAGTTCGCCCTGCGGCGCGGCTACGAGCTGCGCTTCATCGAGCAGATGCCGCTCGGGCCGCGGGAGAGCTGGACCCGCGGGGGGATGGTGACGGCCGAGGAGATCCTCGCCTCCCTGCGCACCCGGTTCGACCTGAGCGCCACCGACCCGGCAGCCCGGGGCGCCGCCCCCGCCCAGCGCTGGCGGGTGGCGGCGCACGGGGACCGCCCGGGCGGCACCGTCGGCGTCATCGCCTCGGTGACCCAGTCCTTCTGCGGCGCCTGCGACCGCACCCGGCTCACCGCCGACGGCCAGGTGCGCACCTGCCTGTTCTCCCGCACGGAGACGGACCTGCGCGCCATGGTCCGCTCCGGGGCCGACGACGCCGAGATCGCCGCCGCCTGGCGCACGGCGATGTGGGGCAAGCTGCCCGGTCACGGCATCGACGACCCCGGCTTCCTGCAGCCGCAGCGCCCGATGAGCGCGATCGGAGGATGA
- the moeB gene encoding molybdopterin-synthase adenylyltransferase MoeB translates to MSLPALVESGPPLRRDQVERYSRHLLLDALGEVGQRRLLAARVLVVGAGGLGSPALLYLAAAGVGRLGIVDDDDVDASNLQRQVIHGAADVGRAKVDSAADRLAALNPDVEVVRHRVRLAAGNAAAIVAGYDLVLDGTDNFATRYLVDDTCAALGVPLVWGSILRFDAQVSVFWSRPSGGAAPVTLRDLFPAPPPPGTTPSCAQAGVLGALCGQVGALMATEAVKLLTGTGEPLLGRVAVLDALAARWSEVPLRPGGRRRERTDEAPAEPAAVPTLSATALAARLAARERGADAVVLLDVREAAERTIAVIPGAVHVPLAAVLADPAGVARELDAAPDNGTAADVVVHCRSGERSTLAARALAAAGVPALSLSGGILAWARDVDLSLPIY, encoded by the coding sequence ATGTCCCTGCCCGCCCTCGTCGAGTCCGGCCCCCCGCTGCGCCGCGACCAGGTGGAGCGCTACTCGCGCCACCTCCTCCTCGACGCCCTGGGCGAGGTGGGCCAGCGCCGCCTGCTCGCCGCCCGGGTCCTCGTCGTCGGCGCCGGGGGCCTCGGCTCCCCCGCCCTGCTCTACCTCGCCGCGGCCGGCGTGGGCCGGCTGGGGATCGTCGACGACGACGACGTCGACGCCTCCAACCTCCAGCGCCAGGTGATCCACGGCGCGGCGGACGTCGGCCGGGCCAAGGTCGACTCCGCGGCCGACCGCCTCGCCGCCCTCAACCCCGACGTCGAGGTGGTCCGCCACCGTGTCCGGCTCGCGGCGGGCAACGCGGCCGCGATCGTCGCCGGTTACGACCTCGTCCTCGACGGCACCGATAACTTCGCCACCCGCTACCTCGTCGACGACACGTGCGCGGCCCTCGGCGTCCCGCTCGTGTGGGGCTCGATCCTGCGGTTCGACGCCCAGGTGTCGGTCTTCTGGTCCCGCCCCAGCGGGGGCGCCGCGCCGGTGACCCTGCGGGACCTCTTCCCGGCGCCGCCCCCGCCCGGGACGACGCCGTCGTGCGCCCAGGCCGGCGTGCTCGGTGCCCTGTGCGGCCAGGTGGGCGCCCTCATGGCCACCGAGGCGGTCAAGCTCCTCACCGGCACCGGCGAGCCGCTCCTCGGGCGGGTCGCCGTGCTCGACGCGCTCGCCGCCCGGTGGAGCGAGGTGCCCCTGCGCCCCGGCGGCCGGCGGCGCGAGCGGACCGACGAGGCGCCGGCCGAGCCCGCAGCCGTCCCCACCCTGTCCGCCACCGCGCTCGCCGCCCGCCTCGCCGCCCGCGAGCGCGGCGCGGACGCCGTCGTCCTCCTCGACGTGCGCGAGGCGGCCGAGCGCACCATCGCCGTCATCCCCGGTGCCGTCCACGTGCCGCTCGCCGCCGTCCTCGCCGACCCGGCGGGCGTGGCGCGCGAGCTCGACGCGGCGCCGGACAACGGCACCGCGGCCGACGTCGTCGTCCACTGCCGCAGCGGGGAACGGTCGACGCTGGCGGCCCGCGCGCTGGCGGCGGCCGGCGTCCCCGCGCTCAGCCTCTCCGGCGGCATCCTCGCCTGGGCCCGGGACGTCGACCTCAGCCTGCCGATCTACTGA
- a CDS encoding FtsX-like permease family protein translates to MTAAPGAVRPAASGSPALVPVRLAWLLARRGSEDRATLLLPVIAFGAVTTLLLTVIAGAQSFGRWDDEVGELYQVLAVVAVALMLVPLITLGGSAARLSARRRDDRLSTLRLVGATPATVAVMTVLESAGLALAGALGGVVGYVVLGPAVQQIPFRGEAIGSAYWLGPLAVVGVLLGVTALAAVSAAVGLRRVTISPLGVRTRQEAPRIGTRRLVVGVAVIGAGVLAMSGQYASFAAIVAVVLVVLASGLAVLNLIGPWAVTRLARAQLRRARTPARLIAARGIAESPKAVWRQVSSVAMTSFVAVIVGTGVSATDGGVGSSTGPDRFLAVDIGTGLVITVVASFLMVACSAGINSAAEILDRAPLSASLHKLGMPWQTLDEARTRTVMVPLVAATVGSALVAAVLILPLTGYALITAPDSLAVIGACLVAGPLITRLGVLATRPLLRRVVTS, encoded by the coding sequence ATGACCGCCGCGCCGGGTGCCGTCCGGCCGGCTGCGAGCGGCTCGCCCGCCCTCGTCCCCGTCCGGCTCGCGTGGCTGCTCGCCCGCCGCGGATCCGAGGACCGCGCGACGCTCCTCCTGCCCGTCATCGCCTTCGGCGCCGTCACCACGCTCCTGCTCACCGTCATCGCCGGCGCGCAGTCGTTCGGGCGCTGGGACGACGAGGTCGGCGAGCTCTACCAGGTCCTCGCCGTCGTCGCCGTCGCCCTCATGCTCGTCCCGCTCATCACCCTCGGCGGCTCGGCCGCGCGCCTGTCGGCCCGGCGCCGCGACGACCGCCTCTCCACCCTGCGCCTCGTCGGCGCCACCCCCGCCACGGTCGCCGTCATGACGGTCCTCGAGTCCGCCGGCCTGGCGCTCGCCGGGGCCCTCGGCGGCGTCGTCGGCTACGTCGTCCTCGGCCCCGCGGTCCAGCAGATCCCGTTCCGGGGCGAGGCGATCGGCTCGGCCTACTGGCTCGGGCCCCTCGCCGTCGTCGGGGTGCTCCTCGGCGTCACCGCCCTCGCGGCGGTCAGCGCCGCCGTGGGGCTGCGGCGGGTGACGATCTCCCCGCTCGGGGTGCGCACCCGGCAGGAGGCGCCGCGGATCGGCACCCGTCGCCTCGTCGTCGGCGTCGCCGTCATCGGCGCGGGCGTCCTCGCGATGAGCGGCCAGTACGCGAGCTTCGCCGCGATCGTCGCCGTGGTCCTCGTCGTGCTCGCCTCCGGTCTCGCGGTCCTCAACCTCATCGGCCCCTGGGCCGTCACCCGGCTCGCCCGTGCGCAGCTCCGCCGGGCGCGCACGCCCGCCCGGCTCATCGCGGCGCGGGGGATCGCCGAGTCGCCCAAGGCCGTGTGGCGCCAGGTGAGCAGTGTGGCGATGACGAGCTTCGTCGCCGTCATCGTCGGCACCGGGGTGTCGGCGACGGACGGCGGGGTCGGCTCGTCGACCGGTCCGGACCGCTTCCTCGCCGTCGACATCGGCACCGGCCTCGTCATCACCGTGGTGGCCTCCTTCCTCATGGTGGCCTGCTCGGCGGGCATCAACTCCGCGGCCGAGATCCTCGACCGCGCCCCGCTGTCCGCCAGCCTCCACAAGCTGGGCATGCCGTGGCAGACCCTCGACGAGGCGCGCACCCGCACCGTCATGGTCCCGCTCGTCGCGGCGACGGTGGGATCGGCGCTCGTCGCCGCTGTCCTCATCCTGCCGCTGACCGGCTACGCGCTCATCACCGCGCCCGACTCGCTCGCCGTCATCGGGGCGTGCCTCGTGGCCGGCCCGCTCATCACCCGGCTCGGCGTGCTCGCCACCCGGCCGCTGCTGCGGCGCGTCGTCACCTCCTGA
- a CDS encoding TOBE domain-containing protein, with the protein MPHYRIAKAAELLGVSDDTVRRWVDDGTLSVTTDASGRKVVDGAALAEHARRSAAAAAADPSGVGRSARNRLVGLVTRVIADGVMAQVEMQCGPHRIVSLMSREAAEELGLEPGSQAVAVVKATTVIVETPPR; encoded by the coding sequence ATGCCGCACTATCGGATCGCCAAGGCCGCGGAGCTGCTCGGCGTCAGTGACGACACCGTGCGCCGCTGGGTCGACGACGGCACGCTCAGCGTCACGACCGACGCGTCGGGCCGCAAGGTCGTCGACGGCGCCGCGCTCGCCGAGCACGCCCGGCGCAGCGCCGCGGCGGCGGCGGCCGACCCCTCGGGCGTGGGCCGGTCGGCACGCAACCGGCTCGTCGGGCTCGTCACCCGCGTCATCGCCGACGGCGTCATGGCGCAGGTGGAGATGCAGTGCGGCCCGCACCGCATCGTCTCGCTCATGAGCCGCGAGGCCGCGGAGGAGCTCGGCCTCGAGCCGGGCTCGCAAGCCGTGGCGGTGGTCAAGGCGACGACCGTCATCGTCGAGACGCCACCTCGATGA
- the moaC gene encoding cyclic pyranopterin monophosphate synthase MoaC, whose translation MVGVSQPFTHLDAAGHARMVDVTAKTPTVREAVAAGEVRCSAAVMTALREGTVPKGDVLAVARVAGIAAAKKTPDLLPLAHVIGVHGVVVDLELAQDRVLITATVRTADRTGVEMEALTAVSVAALAVVDMVKGVDRAAEITRVRVVAKSGGRSGDWRRDAPPAP comes from the coding sequence ATGGTGGGCGTGAGCCAGCCCTTCACCCACCTCGACGCCGCCGGGCACGCCCGGATGGTCGACGTCACCGCGAAGACCCCGACCGTCCGGGAGGCCGTCGCCGCCGGTGAGGTCCGGTGCAGCGCCGCGGTGATGACCGCGCTGCGGGAGGGCACCGTCCCCAAGGGTGACGTCCTCGCCGTCGCCCGGGTCGCCGGGATCGCCGCGGCGAAGAAGACCCCCGACCTCCTGCCGCTCGCCCACGTCATCGGGGTGCACGGGGTGGTCGTCGACCTCGAGCTCGCGCAGGACCGGGTCCTCATCACCGCGACGGTCCGCACCGCCGACCGCACCGGCGTGGAGATGGAGGCGCTCACCGCGGTGAGCGTGGCGGCCCTCGCCGTCGTCGACATGGTCAAGGGCGTGGACCGCGCCGCCGAGATCACCCGGGTCCGCGTGGTCGCCAAGTCGGGCGGACGGTCCGGGGACTGGCGCCGGGACGCCCCGCCCGCGCCGTGA
- a CDS encoding ABC transporter permease, whose product MRTAPGPRPGPGLPAWAYATAGVAALFVAVPVVGLLTRVPWTRLPALVTSEPALAALGLSLRTASASTALCVVLGVPLALVLARAALPGLRLVRTLVMLPLVLPPVVAGLALLTTLGRRGLLGAQLEAWGVTVAFTTAAVVLAQTFVSLPFLVLSLEGALRTAGGGYEDVAATLGARPTTVLRRVTLPLIAPALGSGTALAFARSLGEFGATLTFAGSLEGVTRTLPLEIYLRRETDPDVAVALSLVLLVVAAVIVLATRLGRSDVRGRG is encoded by the coding sequence GTGAGGACCGCGCCCGGCCCGCGCCCCGGGCCCGGGCTGCCCGCCTGGGCCTACGCGACGGCCGGCGTCGCGGCCCTGTTCGTCGCCGTCCCCGTCGTCGGCCTGCTCACCCGCGTGCCGTGGACGCGGCTGCCGGCGCTCGTCACCTCCGAGCCGGCGCTCGCCGCGCTCGGGCTGAGCCTGCGCACGGCGAGCGCCTCCACCGCGCTGTGCGTCGTGCTCGGGGTGCCGCTCGCCCTCGTCCTCGCCCGGGCGGCGCTGCCCGGGCTGCGCCTGGTCCGCACCCTCGTCATGCTGCCGCTCGTCCTGCCGCCCGTGGTCGCCGGCCTGGCCCTGCTCACCACCCTCGGCCGGCGCGGCCTCCTCGGCGCCCAGCTCGAGGCGTGGGGCGTCACCGTCGCCTTCACCACCGCCGCCGTCGTGCTCGCCCAGACCTTCGTCTCGCTGCCGTTCCTCGTGCTCTCCCTCGAGGGCGCGCTGCGGACGGCCGGCGGGGGCTACGAGGACGTCGCCGCCACCCTCGGCGCACGCCCGACGACCGTGCTGCGCCGGGTGACGCTCCCGCTCATCGCCCCCGCCCTCGGGTCGGGCACCGCGCTGGCGTTCGCCCGCTCGCTCGGGGAGTTCGGCGCGACGCTGACGTTCGCGGGGTCGCTCGAGGGCGTCACCCGCACGCTCCCGCTGGAGATCTACCTGCGGCGGGAGACCGACCCGGATGTCGCGGTCGCCCTCTCGCTCGTCCTCCTCGTCGTGGCCGCCGTCATCGTCCTCGCCACCCGCCTGGGCCGCAGCGACGTCCGGGGGCGGGGATGA
- a CDS encoding aldo/keto reductase family protein produces MVQHRYLGNSGLKISEITYGNWLTHGSQVENEVATRCVHAALDAGITTFDTADTYANTVAETVLGEALAGVPRHELEIFTKVYFPTGSKGPNDTGLSRKHVMESIDASLRRLGTDYVDLYQAHRYDVETPLEETMQAFADIVRAGKALYIGVSEWPADKLRAGHALARELGFGLISNQPQYSMLWRVIEPEVVPASVELGIGQIVWSPVAQGVLTGKYLPGQAPPAGSRATDEKGGASMIRRFLGDDDLLTRVQELRPVAEELGLTMAQLAIAWVLQNDNVSAAIIGASRPEQVAENVRASGVEIPEELMARIDTVLGDKVVRDPSLTTVPEARLA; encoded by the coding sequence ATGGTCCAGCATCGATACCTCGGCAACAGCGGTCTGAAGATCTCGGAGATCACCTACGGCAACTGGCTCACCCACGGCTCCCAGGTGGAGAACGAGGTGGCCACCCGCTGCGTGCACGCCGCGCTCGACGCGGGCATCACGACGTTCGACACCGCCGACACCTACGCCAACACCGTCGCGGAGACGGTCCTCGGCGAGGCGCTGGCGGGCGTGCCGCGCCACGAGCTCGAGATCTTCACCAAGGTCTACTTCCCCACCGGCAGCAAGGGCCCCAACGACACCGGCCTGTCCCGCAAGCACGTCATGGAGTCCATCGACGCGTCCCTACGCCGCCTGGGGACCGACTACGTCGACCTCTACCAGGCGCACCGCTACGACGTCGAGACGCCGCTGGAGGAGACGATGCAGGCGTTCGCCGACATCGTCCGCGCCGGCAAGGCCCTCTACATCGGCGTGTCCGAGTGGCCCGCCGACAAGCTCCGCGCCGGGCACGCCCTGGCCCGGGAGCTCGGCTTCGGCCTCATCTCCAACCAGCCCCAGTACTCGATGCTGTGGCGGGTCATCGAGCCCGAGGTGGTGCCCGCCTCGGTCGAGCTCGGGATCGGCCAGATCGTGTGGTCGCCGGTCGCCCAGGGCGTCCTCACCGGCAAGTACCTGCCCGGCCAGGCGCCCCCCGCCGGGTCGCGGGCGACGGACGAGAAGGGCGGCGCCTCGATGATCCGGCGCTTCCTCGGCGACGACGACCTGCTCACCCGCGTCCAGGAGCTGCGGCCGGTGGCCGAGGAGCTCGGGCTCACCATGGCCCAGCTCGCCATCGCGTGGGTGCTGCAGAACGACAACGTCTCGGCCGCCATCATCGGGGCGTCCCGGCCCGAGCAGGTGGCGGAGAACGTCCGGGCCTCGGGGGTGGAGATCCCCGAGGAGCTCATGGCCCGCATCGACACGGTGCTCGGCGACAAGGTCGTGCGCGACCCCTCGCTCACCACGGTGCCGGAGGCGCGCCTCGCCTGA
- a CDS encoding amino acid ABC transporter permease: MRTEQVLFDTVGPRAQRRVRIITVLSVLFLLGVFALAYWQFYRSGQLAPSKWAWLYDPATLRYMVRALGHTAWAALGAGAIALPLGLVLALGRLSASRLLRWPSTAVIEVFRAVPVLLVIYIFTSALPQYGVNPEVYWKLVIPVGLCAAAIIAEVIRAGILAIPRGQSDAAASIGMTPSLAFRLVVLPQAVRVIIPSLVAQAVIVVKDTTFGYVVSYGELMQSGRVLVATTGDLVQTYLVITVVYILVNMVISRVAQRLDVVLARRRAGNGSRFVTLFPARSATVRTAPGAPDAAKVPIA; this comes from the coding sequence ATGAGGACCGAGCAGGTCCTCTTCGACACGGTCGGGCCCCGCGCGCAGCGACGGGTCCGCATCATCACCGTGCTCAGCGTGCTGTTCCTCCTCGGCGTCTTCGCCCTCGCGTACTGGCAGTTCTACCGCAGCGGCCAGCTGGCGCCGTCGAAGTGGGCCTGGCTCTACGACCCGGCGACCCTGCGGTACATGGTCCGCGCCCTCGGCCACACGGCGTGGGCGGCCCTGGGCGCCGGGGCGATCGCCCTGCCCCTCGGCCTCGTCCTTGCGCTCGGGCGCCTGTCCGCCTCCCGGCTCCTGCGGTGGCCGTCGACGGCGGTCATCGAGGTCTTCCGCGCCGTCCCGGTGCTCCTCGTCATCTACATCTTCACGAGCGCGCTGCCGCAGTACGGCGTCAACCCCGAGGTCTACTGGAAGCTCGTCATCCCCGTCGGCCTGTGCGCGGCGGCGATCATCGCCGAGGTCATCCGCGCCGGCATCCTCGCGATCCCCCGCGGCCAGTCCGACGCCGCCGCGAGCATCGGCATGACCCCCTCGCTGGCTTTCCGGCTCGTCGTCCTGCCCCAGGCGGTGCGCGTCATCATCCCCTCGCTCGTCGCCCAGGCCGTCATCGTCGTCAAGGACACGACGTTCGGGTACGTCGTCAGCTACGGCGAGCTCATGCAGAGCGGCCGCGTGCTCGTGGCGACCACGGGGGACCTCGTCCAGACGTACCTCGTCATCACCGTCGTCTACATCCTCGTCAACATGGTGATCTCGCGGGTCGCGCAGCGCCTCGATGTCGTCCTCGCCCGCCGGCGGGCCGGCAACGGGAGCCGGTTCGTCACGCTCTTCCCCGCCCGCAGCGCCACGGTGCGGACCGCACCGGGGGCGCCCGACGCCGCGAAGGTGCCGATCGCCTGA
- a CDS encoding ABC transporter ATP-binding protein: MPTRQAPWPAPAPQAPSPQAPAPQAWPQQPAPKAWPQQPAPRPAPTAFPPATTAFAAPSSFPALTARGLTKTYGPTTALAGVDLAIEAGESVAIMGASGSGKTTLLHCLAGIIRPDSGEVHLATGAEWIAVSALGETARSRVRREHLGFVFQEGLLIPELTARENVAIALMLGGVPRQAAEHAATAALATLGLAGMEDRRIGQLSGGQAQRVAIARAQVTGARVVFADEPTGALDSQTSAEVMDVLLSTVTGSGRTLVVVTHDDDVAARCRRTIRLHDGRIVADQARSPR; this comes from the coding sequence ATGCCCACCCGGCAGGCCCCGTGGCCGGCCCCGGCCCCGCAGGCGCCATCCCCGCAGGCCCCGGCCCCGCAGGCATGGCCCCAGCAGCCGGCCCCGAAGGCATGGCCCCAGCAGCCCGCCCCGCGCCCGGCGCCGACGGCCTTCCCGCCCGCGACCACGGCCTTCGCCGCGCCGTCCTCGTTCCCCGCGCTCACCGCCCGCGGCCTCACCAAGACCTACGGGCCGACGACGGCGCTCGCCGGCGTCGACCTCGCCATCGAGGCGGGCGAGTCGGTGGCCATCATGGGCGCGTCCGGCTCCGGCAAGACGACGCTCCTCCACTGCCTGGCGGGCATCATCCGGCCCGACAGCGGCGAGGTGCACCTGGCGACCGGCGCCGAGTGGATCGCCGTGAGCGCGCTCGGGGAGACCGCCCGGTCCCGCGTGCGCCGCGAGCACCTCGGCTTCGTCTTCCAGGAGGGCCTGCTCATCCCCGAGCTCACCGCGCGCGAGAACGTCGCCATCGCCCTCATGCTCGGCGGGGTGCCGCGGCAGGCGGCCGAGCACGCCGCCACCGCGGCCCTCGCCACCCTCGGCCTCGCCGGGATGGAGGACCGCCGGATCGGCCAGCTCTCCGGCGGCCAGGCCCAGCGCGTGGCCATCGCCCGCGCGCAGGTGACCGGCGCGCGCGTGGTCTTCGCCGACGAGCCCACCGGAGCCCTCGACTCGCAGACCTCCGCGGAGGTCATGGACGTCCTGCTCTCCACCGTGACCGGGAGCGGCCGCACGCTCGTCGTCGTCACCCACGACGACGACGTCGCCGCCCGGTGCCGCCGGACGATCCGCCTGCACGACGGCCGGATCGTCGCCGACCAGGCGAGGAGCCCCCGATGA
- a CDS encoding sulfate/molybdate ABC transporter ATP-binding protein translates to MTGEAVHVRAALPDRGVDVDLVAPAGRVLAVLGPNGAGKSSVLGLVAGLLRPDPGSVRIGDRVVADARTWVRPPDRGVALLAQRPLLFPHLRVVDNVAFGPRSAGAGQRAAARVAHDRLVEADALDLADRRPHELSGGQAQRVALARALAPDPRVVLLDEPLASLDVAAGAAMRRLLRRVVREAARTALLVTHDLVDVLALADAVVVLDGGRVVEQGATLDVLTRPRSPFTAQLAGVNLVPGTLREGALRASGASAVVLHGLVDDACRPSAAAVAAFSPRAVAVHRDPPGGSPRNAVRVRVVSLEHTGELVRVRGRTADGRVLAADITPASVAADALAVDDERVFAVKAAEVTIYPA, encoded by the coding sequence ATGACAGGCGAGGCCGTCCACGTGCGCGCCGCGCTCCCCGACCGCGGCGTGGACGTCGACCTCGTGGCCCCCGCGGGCCGGGTCCTCGCGGTGCTCGGGCCGAACGGGGCGGGCAAGTCGTCCGTGCTCGGCCTGGTCGCGGGCCTGCTGCGGCCGGACCCGGGGTCGGTGCGGATCGGCGACCGGGTGGTCGCCGACGCGCGGACCTGGGTGCGCCCGCCCGACCGGGGCGTCGCGCTCCTCGCGCAGCGCCCGCTCCTCTTCCCGCACCTGCGGGTGGTCGACAACGTCGCCTTCGGGCCCCGGAGCGCGGGCGCCGGGCAGCGTGCGGCCGCCCGGGTGGCCCACGACCGGCTCGTCGAGGCCGACGCCCTCGACCTCGCGGATCGGCGGCCCCACGAGCTCTCGGGCGGGCAGGCGCAGCGGGTCGCGCTCGCCCGCGCCCTCGCCCCGGACCCGCGGGTCGTCCTCCTCGACGAGCCGCTCGCCTCGCTCGACGTCGCGGCGGGGGCGGCGATGCGCCGGCTGCTGCGCCGCGTCGTGCGGGAGGCGGCCCGCACCGCCCTGCTCGTCACCCACGACCTCGTCGACGTCCTCGCGCTGGCGGACGCCGTCGTCGTGCTCGACGGCGGCCGCGTCGTCGAGCAGGGCGCCACCCTGGACGTCCTCACCCGCCCGCGCTCGCCGTTCACGGCGCAGCTCGCCGGCGTCAACCTCGTCCCCGGCACCCTCCGGGAGGGCGCCCTGCGGGCGTCCGGTGCCTCCGCCGTCGTCCTCCACGGCCTCGTCGACGACGCGTGCCGCCCAAGCGCGGCGGCGGTGGCGGCGTTCAGCCCCCGGGCCGTGGCCGTCCACCGCGACCCGCCCGGCGGCAGCCCGCGCAACGCCGTGCGCGTCCGGGTGGTCTCGCTCGAGCACACCGGCGAGCTCGTCCGGGTCCGGGGGCGGACGGCGGACGGCCGGGTCCTCGCCGCCGACATCACCCCGGCGTCCGTGGCGGCCGACGCGCTCGCGGTGGACGACGAGCGGGTGTTCGCCGTCAAGGCCGCCGAGGTGACGATCTACCCGGCCTGA